Proteins encoded together in one bacterium window:
- a CDS encoding Ig-like domain-containing protein, translating to MGKGKISLQRLGFGICLFIIILFSLQIKGAINWGVVVVWNALGYLGRPYVDGAPPNKEAEYDAGNSTWGGIFSPEGEWAGGFDCSGLVSWCVGLRRHYFTWDLSKLTDAVGWESLGPGDILLKPSGKNRHSLIFEEWVSQEGTDIKKWQLRVIHASFSHKKVREDTFYVRGCINEGWLPRRFKSDSTPPNIIFRGAENEKHYNRNVTLTVNGNDDTEGPTYAYGLYEGKFKTKTFKEEGKYEILAKAIDWANNIKDDKIVFYIDTTPPTISITNPSENQVINTSNVVISGSVRDLGENASGIKTASLNVGGNVYLLSEGNFSVRVSLSDGNYVAIVNAEDNAGNTSSKERHFVVDTQPPKTEINGVITNQKKITTIKRTTIIYTDCQGNEKRRETIEEKSETIEKGKASFTWEGEDNLTPSNMLKFSYRLSPSAFGGFSYSKSVEYKGLSFGNYLFEVKAIDKAGNIEDPASKYTFEIKEETEEKISEETKYIKECDDEDKPPETWITSSNIKNQKKVITTIKTTTIYLNCKDEEIGRKTVEDRSETIEQGRASFTWTGRDDKTPADMLSYFYSCGSKAFKNKDGPPTYADYTLSPGSYRFEVQAVDKAGNVDPTPAECSFTISEETEKKTEEYTVYIKAPGPSCRPPDDNNSLPQEIDWVPVSLYSDILVLNSGYVKEM from the coding sequence TTCAAAGGCTAGGCTTTGGAATATGTCTGTTTATAATAATCCTTTTTTCTCTTCAGATTAAAGGAGCAATAAACTGGGGTGTTGTAGTAGTCTGGAATGCTCTTGGATATTTAGGAAGACCTTATGTAGATGGAGCCCCTCCAAATAAAGAAGCAGAGTATGATGCGGGTAATAGTACTTGGGGAGGTATATTTAGCCCAGAAGGTGAATGGGCAGGAGGATTTGATTGTTCGGGCTTGGTTTCATGGTGTGTAGGATTACGAAGACATTATTTTACTTGGGACTTGTCCAAATTAACAGATGCAGTAGGATGGGAAAGCTTAGGGCCTGGAGATATATTATTGAAGCCATCAGGAAAGAACAGACATAGTCTAATATTTGAAGAATGGGTCTCTCAAGAAGGAACAGATATAAAAAAATGGCAACTGAGAGTCATTCACGCAAGTTTTTCCCACAAGAAAGTGAGAGAGGACACTTTTTATGTGAGAGGTTGTATAAACGAAGGCTGGCTTCCCCGTCGTTTCAAATCCGACTCCACCCCACCTAACATCATATTCAGGGGTGCAGAAAACGAGAAGCATTATAATCGTAATGTAACCCTGACCGTAAATGGAAATGATGATACTGAAGGCCCAACCTATGCCTATGGGCTATATGAAGGCAAGTTTAAAACCAAGACCTTTAAAGAAGAAGGAAAATATGAAATCCTTGCAAAAGCCATTGACTGGGCAAATAACATAAAGGACGACAAGATTGTCTTTTATATTGACACCACCCCACCCACCATCTCCATTACCAATCCCTCTGAAAATCAGGTTATAAATACATCAAATGTTGTAATCTCTGGAAGTGTAAGGGATTTAGGGGAGAATGCCTCTGGGATAAAAACAGCAAGCCTTAATGTAGGAGGAAATGTCTATCTTTTATCTGAAGGTAATTTTAGTGTAAGGGTTAGCCTTTCTGATGGTAACTATGTAGCAATAGTAAATGCAGAAGATAATGCTGGAAATACAAGTAGCAAAGAAAGGCACTTTGTAGTAGACACCCAGCCACCAAAGACAGAGATAAATGGGGTAATTACAAACCAGAAGAAGATAACAACCATAAAGAGAACAACCATCATTTATACTGATTGCCAGGGCAATGAAAAGAGGAGGGAGACAATTGAGGAAAAGAGTGAAACAATAGAAAAGGGAAAGGCAAGCTTTACCTGGGAAGGAGAGGATAACCTAACCCCATCCAATATGCTTAAATTCTCATATCGGCTTTCACCTTCTGCTTTTGGAGGATTTAGCTATTCTAAATCAGTTGAGTATAAAGGGCTTTCTTTTGGAAATTATCTCTTTGAGGTAAAGGCAATAGATAAGGCAGGGAATATTGAAGACCCTGCTTCTAAATATACCTTTGAGATAAAGGAGGAAACAGAGGAAAAAATAAGCGAAGAAACAAAATACATCAAGGAATGTGATGATGAAGATAAACCACCAGAAACCTGGATTACATCAAGTAATATTAAAAATCAGAAGAAGGTAATAACAACAATAAAAACTACCACTATCTACCTGAATTGCAAAGATGAGGAAATAGGAAGAAAAACAGTTGAAGATAGAAGCGAAACAATAGAACAGGGGAGAGCAAGCTTTACCTGGACAGGAAGGGATGATAAAACACCAGCTGATATGCTAAGCTACTTCTATTCCTGCGGGTCTAAAGCCTTTAAGAACAAAGATGGTCCACCCACATATGCAGATTATACATTATCACCAGGAAGCTATAGATTTGAGGTTCAAGCCGTTGATAAAGCAGGAAATGTTGACCCAACCCCTGCAGAATGTAGCTTTACCATTTCTGAAGAAACAGAGAAAAAGACAGAAGAATATACAGTTTATATCAAAGCCCCCGGTCCATCCTGTCGTCCACCCGATGATAATAATTCCCTTCCCCAAGAAATAGACTGGGTTCCTGTAAGCTTATATTCAGACATCCTTGTCCTTAATTCTGGCTATGTCAAAGAGATGT